The Cuculus canorus isolate bCucCan1 chromosome 5, bCucCan1.pri, whole genome shotgun sequence genome window below encodes:
- the PAX9 gene encoding paired box protein Pax-9, which produces MTARFVINVIRRVRGRIAAEWRAGACGTLYIIPDTGFSEPAFGEVNQLGGVFVNGRPLPNAIRLRIVELAQLGIRPCDISRQLRVSHGCVSKILARYNETGSILPGAIGGSKPRVTTPTVVKHIRTYKQRDPGIFAWEIRDRLLADGVCDKYNVPSVSSISRILRNKIGNLSQQGHYESYKQHQPPPQPALPYNHIYSYPSPIAAAGAKVPTPPGVPAIPSTMAMPRTWPSSHSVTDILGIRSITDQAVSDTSPYPSPKVEEWSTLGRNSFPPPAQHAVNGLEKSSLEQEAKYSQVIWMAPHSNPICETCLLLATCFHSQNTVPCPPTHTASGHSTWTKLIKKVREGPNGLPAVSSFVSAPAMPPYATPAQVSPYMTYSAAPPSYMASHGWQHTGGTPLSPHGCDIPASLAFKGMQTAREGSHSVTASAL; this is translated from the exons ATGACTGCTCGGTTTGTTATTAATGTTATTAGGCGAGTGCGAGGCAGGATCGCAGCCGAGTGGAGGGCTGGAGCCTGTGGCACGTTGTATATTATTCCTGACACGGGTTTTAGCG AACCTGCCTTCGGGGAAGTGAACCAGCTCGGGGGGGTGTTTGTCAACGGGAGACCCCTGCCCAATGCCATCAGGCTGCGGATTGTGGAACTGGCACAACTTGGGATCAGGCCGTGTGATATCAGCCGTCAGCTCCGCGTTTCCCACGGCTGTGTCAGCAAGATCCTGGCTCGCTACAACGAGACTGGCTCCATCCTACCGGGGGCTATCGGAGGCAGCAAGCCTCGGGTCACCACCCCCACGGTGGTAAAACATATCCGGACCTACAAACAAAGGGATCCGGGCATCTTCGCCTGGGAGATCCGGGATCGCCTGTTGGCCGATGGCGTGTGTGACAAGTACAACGTGCCGTCGGTCAGCTCCATCAGCCGCATCCTTCGCAACAAAATCGGAAACCTGTCTCAGCAGGGTCACTACGAGTCCTACAAGCAGCACCAGCCGCCCCCACAGCCCGCTCTGCCTTACAACCACATCTACTCCTACCCCAGCCCCATCGCTGCCGCGGGGGCCAAGGTGCCCACCCCTCCCGGGGTCCCCGCCATCCCCAGCACCATGGCCATGCCCAGGACGTGGCCGTCCTCCCACTCCGTGACGGACATCCTGGGGATCCGCTCCATCACAGACcaag CAGTGAGCGACACCTCGCCTTACCCCAGCCCCAAAGTGGAGGAATGGAGCACTCTTGGCCGAAACAGCTTCCCCCCTCCGGCCCAGCACGCCGTGAACGGGCTGGAGAAGAGCTCCCTGGAGCAGGAGGCCAAGTACAGCCAG GTGATCTGGATGGCACCCCATTCGAACCCCATTTGTGAGACCTGCCTCTTACTGGCCACCTGCTTCCACAGCCAAAACACAGTCCCCTGCCCACCAACCCACACGGCTTCAGGGCACTCCACCTGGACGAAACTAATAAAGAAAGTCAGAGAG ggACCCAACGGCCTTCCAGCTGTCAGCAGTTTCGTTTCAGCGCCAGCCATGCCACCCTACGCCACGCCAGCCCAAGTGTCACCTTACATGACGTACAGCGCTGCCCCACCCAGCTACATGGCCAGCCACGGCTGGCAGCACACGGGGGGcaccccactgtcccctcacgGCTGCGACATCCCTGCCTCGCTGGCATTCAAGGGCATGCAGACGGCCAGGGAGGGCAGCCACTCAGTCACAGCCTCCGCTCTCTGA